The proteins below are encoded in one region of Candidatus Amarolinea dominans:
- a CDS encoding SWIM zinc finger family protein has translation MDSGLIGKIEKGKRYAQEADRVHVALLRVNFHGEHSEHQVGYNEGAWNCDCGSFQHWGLCSHVIALETIFTGYLMPAPLPTPAGEPVTA, from the coding sequence ATGGATTCAGGCTTGATCGGTAAGATCGAAAAAGGCAAACGGTATGCACAGGAGGCTGATCGCGTACACGTGGCCTTACTGCGCGTGAATTTTCACGGTGAGCACAGCGAACACCAGGTGGGGTACAACGAAGGGGCATGGAACTGTGACTGCGGTTCGTTCCAGCACTGGGGTTTGTGTAGTCACGTCATTGCGCTGGAAACCATCTTCACCGGGTACCTGATGCCGGCGCCGCTGCCGACCCCGGCCGGTGAGCCGGTGACCGCCTGA
- a CDS encoding phasin family protein, which produces MAQKKIAEQAEQAVEVVKTEIAETAEKATPLFETVHRVLLAGVGAVALTTDEIQDFVDRLVERGEIAERDGRKLVKDVISRRNGAEKQVEKSVENASNMVEDQIEKILNRLNVPTKHDIEELGKKIAHLTKKVDDLKKSTA; this is translated from the coding sequence ATGGCACAGAAGAAAATTGCTGAACAAGCTGAACAGGCCGTGGAAGTGGTCAAGACCGAAATCGCCGAAACCGCCGAGAAGGCGACACCGCTGTTTGAAACCGTACACCGTGTCCTACTGGCAGGCGTGGGCGCCGTGGCGCTGACGACCGATGAGATTCAGGATTTTGTAGATCGCCTGGTCGAGCGCGGCGAAATCGCTGAGCGCGATGGCCGCAAGCTGGTCAAGGACGTCATTTCCCGTCGCAACGGCGCGGAGAAACAGGTTGAGAAGAGCGTGGAGAACGCGTCCAACATGGTGGAAGATCAGATCGAGAAGATCCTCAACCGGCTGAATGTGCCCACCAAGCACGACATCGAAGAACTGGGCAAGAAGATCGCTCACCTCACCAAGAAGGTGGACGACCTGAAGAAGAGCACCGCGTAA
- a CDS encoding pesticidal protein Cry15Aa — MLVIKRYPNRKLYDTEAKRYITLDGITELIHRGEDLHVVDHETGEDLTTVTLSQIIFEQEKKRSGFLPKSILSNLIRTGSDTLDYLWRSLQASTSAVRLLEQEINRRLDALVERGELAVPEANRLRAELARFAPPHAGSRTAGETDESILGRLNIPTRADILALQAQLEALTTELDALMSARRDRPNAPATDAAAAPNPRTPKESST, encoded by the coding sequence ATGCTCGTAATCAAACGTTATCCAAACCGTAAGTTGTACGATACAGAAGCCAAACGCTATATCACACTCGACGGCATTACGGAACTGATCCATCGCGGCGAAGATCTGCATGTGGTGGATCATGAGACCGGTGAAGACCTGACCACGGTTACCCTCTCGCAAATCATCTTCGAACAAGAAAAAAAACGTTCCGGCTTTTTGCCCAAGTCCATCCTCTCCAATCTCATCCGCACCGGCAGCGACACGCTGGACTATCTATGGCGTTCGCTGCAGGCCTCGACCAGCGCCGTTCGTTTGCTGGAACAAGAGATAAACCGCCGGCTGGACGCCCTGGTAGAACGCGGCGAATTGGCCGTGCCCGAGGCGAATCGCCTGCGCGCCGAGTTGGCGCGCTTTGCCCCGCCACACGCGGGCAGCAGGACAGCAGGCGAAACAGACGAGAGCATTCTTGGTCGCTTGAATATCCCGACGCGAGCGGACATCCTCGCCCTGCAGGCCCAACTGGAAGCCCTGACCACCGAGCTGGATGCCCTCATGTCTGCACGCCGGGATCGGCCCAACGCACCAGCAACGGACGCCGCCGCGGCGCCCAATCCGCGTACGCCAAAGGAGAGCAGCACATGA
- a CDS encoding patatin-like phospholipase family protein encodes MTAERTSKTALVLAGGGLTGAVYEIGALRAIDDLLQDRTVNDFDIFVGTSAGAIVGSLLANGTSPAAAGDALAGRHAEIRALWAGDLFRPNYREFIGRLLRLPATVQNALRHYSRNVNDMNLWDFIWTLMEVLPSGLYDGMALEEYMASALNRTGSSNDFRALTRELYIIATDLDTGQRSVFGTDQNSHVPISLAVAASSAVPLMYKPVRVGQREYIDGGMRGNASIDLAIEHGAKLIVCINPLVPLNNQRKRGVPLLGPDGTFISERGMQAIGSQVIRIMMRSGLNYHIKTLRRRHPDVDIILIEPRADDYQMFFYNIMRYSARLLVAEHGYQSVTLDLADRYHEFKEILSRHDLHISRRRVIQHLESVSQGEDAEHLVLPAPPSTPAASFNPNPVLSQLDQALSSLDDTLITLHSSGNRDTGRNGDS; translated from the coding sequence ATGACAGCCGAGCGCACCAGTAAAACCGCTCTGGTTCTGGCAGGCGGTGGCCTGACGGGCGCCGTGTACGAAATTGGCGCCTTGCGCGCGATTGATGATCTCCTGCAGGACCGGACCGTCAACGACTTCGATATTTTTGTCGGCACCAGCGCCGGCGCCATTGTGGGCAGCCTGTTAGCCAATGGCACATCGCCGGCAGCGGCCGGGGATGCCCTGGCCGGTCGCCATGCAGAGATACGCGCCCTCTGGGCCGGTGACCTGTTCCGGCCCAACTACCGGGAATTTATCGGGCGCCTGCTCCGGCTGCCCGCCACGGTGCAAAACGCCCTGCGTCACTACAGCCGCAACGTCAATGATATGAACCTGTGGGACTTCATCTGGACCCTGATGGAAGTCCTGCCCTCGGGCCTGTACGATGGCATGGCCCTGGAAGAATACATGGCCAGCGCGCTCAATCGCACCGGCTCCAGCAACGATTTTCGTGCCCTGACACGCGAACTGTACATCATTGCCACCGACCTTGACACCGGGCAGCGCTCCGTCTTTGGCACCGACCAAAACAGTCACGTTCCCATTTCGCTGGCGGTAGCCGCGTCATCGGCCGTGCCGCTCATGTACAAACCGGTGCGCGTCGGCCAGCGCGAATACATTGACGGTGGCATGCGCGGCAACGCCAGCATTGACCTGGCCATCGAGCACGGCGCCAAACTGATCGTCTGCATCAATCCGTTGGTGCCGCTCAACAATCAACGCAAGCGCGGCGTGCCCTTGCTCGGCCCTGACGGCACCTTCATCAGCGAGAGGGGCATGCAGGCCATCGGTTCGCAGGTCATCCGCATCATGATGCGTTCCGGGCTGAATTACCACATCAAGACGCTGCGACGCCGTCATCCTGACGTGGACATCATCCTCATCGAGCCGCGGGCCGATGACTACCAGATGTTTTTCTACAACATCATGCGCTATTCTGCCCGCTTGTTGGTGGCTGAGCACGGCTACCAGTCGGTGACACTCGATCTGGCCGACCGCTACCACGAGTTCAAAGAGATTCTGTCACGCCATGACCTGCACATCTCACGGCGCCGGGTGATCCAACACCTGGAGAGTGTGAGCCAGGGCGAAGATGCCGAGCACCTGGTCCTGCCAGCACCGCCCAGCACGCCGGCCGCGTCGTTCAACCCAAACCCGGTGCTGAGCCAGCTGGACCAAGCGCTCAGTTCGCTCGATGATACACTGATCACCCTGCACAGCAGCGGCAATCGGGACACGGGGAGAAATGGGGACAGCTAA